One window of the Acidobacteriota bacterium genome contains the following:
- a CDS encoding transposase has product MHKPIRFIPPGGALVLVTHRCQQARLLLTPKGRLNQLAKAILARAAQRAGVEVVAVVVLGNHIHLLLRVPDARAMAEFMNYFAGNLAREAGRLHGWRGKFWHRQYSYAVVADDEASQVAIFRYLLEHGCKEGLVSSPRHWPGLHPASMILKGQRHRGTWVDRTSIYRARHNRPSSSPRPVDYEGEEILELVPLPCWNHLTWKEYQEQVRAMVEEIEEETRARHLRDGTRALGRKKVLAQNPRAAPKKSKRGPAPLIIAASEKVREEFQEAYRKIVEAYAVASARLRAGERLVRFPEGTFPPAQAFVGFSAEARAG; this is encoded by the coding sequence ATGCATAAACCTATTCGATTCATCCCGCCCGGCGGGGCTCTGGTACTGGTCACCCACCGGTGCCAGCAGGCTCGCCTCTTGCTCACTCCCAAAGGCCGGCTCAATCAGCTGGCCAAGGCCATTCTGGCCCGCGCTGCCCAGCGGGCGGGGGTGGAGGTCGTCGCCGTCGTCGTGCTCGGCAACCACATTCACCTGCTTCTACGTGTCCCCGATGCCCGGGCCATGGCTGAGTTCATGAACTACTTCGCCGGAAATCTGGCGCGGGAGGCTGGCCGTCTCCACGGGTGGCGCGGAAAATTCTGGCATCGCCAGTACTCCTATGCCGTAGTAGCCGACGACGAGGCCTCTCAGGTAGCCATCTTTCGCTACCTTCTGGAGCACGGCTGCAAGGAAGGCCTGGTCTCGAGCCCCCGGCACTGGCCGGGGCTTCATCCGGCCTCCATGATCCTCAAAGGCCAGCGGCATCGGGGGACCTGGGTGGATCGCACGAGCATCTATCGCGCGCGTCACAACCGTCCGAGCTCGTCTCCTCGCCCCGTGGACTACGAAGGGGAGGAGATCCTGGAGTTGGTTCCGTTGCCTTGTTGGAACCATCTGACCTGGAAGGAGTACCAGGAACAAGTTCGGGCGATGGTGGAAGAGATCGAGGAGGAAACCCGAGCGAGACACCTGAGAGACGGAACTCGAGCCCTGGGCCGGAAGAAGGTCTTGGCGCAGAATCCCCGAGCCGCGCCCAAGAAATCGAAGAGAGGCCCAGCGCCACTGATCATCGCAGCCTCCGAGAAGGTCCGGGAGGAATTCCAGGAAGCCTATCGGAAGATCGTGGAGGCGTATGCGGTCGCCTCGGCACGCTTGCGAGCCGGAGAACGGCTGGTGCGCTTTCCCGAGGGCACCTTTCCGCCAGCGCAGGCTTTCGTCGGTTTCTCGGCGGAGGCGCGGGCGGGCTGA
- the map gene encoding type I methionyl aminopeptidase, protein MFQRPLRPADPRPLDHRTGKPIPIHGPEGFAGMRRAGRLAAATLDFIAEHIRPGVSTGELDRRCDHFMRDHGAVPATVGYKGYTHATCISVNQVVTHGVPSDAKKLKNGDIVNVDVTPILDGWHGDSSRTFLVGKPSKRARKLVATCYEAMMAGIAVVRPGTTLGDIGAAIDRVARREGYSNVQEFCGHGLGRVFQDAPTVLHYGEPGTGARLQPGMFFTIEPMLNAGRRHVKVLADGWTAVTRDRSLSAQWEHSVGVTEDGVEIFTLGAGEAAPPALAAPRRGAESFR, encoded by the coding sequence ATGTTCCAGCGCCCCCTCCGCCCCGCCGATCCCCGCCCCCTGGACCACCGCACCGGCAAACCCATACCCATCCACGGCCCGGAGGGCTTCGCAGGAATGCGCCGTGCCGGGCGGCTGGCGGCGGCGACTCTGGACTTCATCGCCGAGCACATCCGGCCGGGGGTGAGCACCGGCGAGCTCGACCGCCGGTGCGACCACTTCATGCGCGACCACGGCGCGGTGCCCGCCACCGTCGGCTACAAGGGCTACACCCACGCCACCTGCATCTCCGTCAACCAGGTGGTCACCCACGGCGTCCCCTCCGATGCCAAGAAGCTCAAGAACGGCGACATCGTCAACGTCGATGTCACTCCCATCCTCGATGGCTGGCACGGCGACAGCAGCCGCACCTTTCTCGTCGGCAAACCCTCGAAGCGGGCGCGCAAGCTGGTGGCCACTTGCTACGAAGCCATGATGGCGGGAATTGCCGTCGTGCGCCCCGGCACCACCCTCGGCGACATCGGCGCCGCCATCGACCGGGTGGCTCGCCGCGAGGGCTACTCCAACGTCCAGGAATTCTGCGGCCATGGATTGGGCCGGGTTTTCCAAGACGCTCCCACGGTCCTGCACTACGGAGAGCCGGGGACCGGGGCACGCCTCCAGCCGGGGATGTTCTTCACCATCGAGCCCATGCTCAACGCCGGCCGGAGGCACGTCAAAGTGCTGGCCGACGGCTGGACCGCGGTCACCCGGGACCGTTCCCTCTCGGCGCAGTGGGAACATTCGGTGGGAGTCACCGAGGACGGAGTGGAGATCTTTACCCTGGGGGCTGGGGAGGCGGCACCTCCCGCTCTCGCCGCGCCTCGGCGAGGCGCCGAATCTTTCCGCTGA